One window from the genome of Musa acuminata AAA Group cultivar baxijiao chromosome BXJ1-4, Cavendish_Baxijiao_AAA, whole genome shotgun sequence encodes:
- the LOC135657375 gene encoding WRKY transcription factor 28-like isoform X2, with protein sequence MSANDRELYFHDDFSFYAERDLSLLSGEMPSGAAIGTLQPLSPIMSFDDYLKLDALDPGELAPPELVADGAVNSTNNLTPSTGCGAGTSPASPSSSVPSSSTEAAGEEDTSRRKKDHLKQEEEEIEMEQKLQSKADNDKPKKVSYYRCTSPTCLVKKTVERSYQDPAIVVTTYEGKHTHHSPAPARGSTQSLASPPTASTSFRHHHHYHLMHQPNLHCFLQSPFQGFQFPDCDLLQDILPSFTQKSQP encoded by the exons ATGTCCGCAAACGATAGAGAGCTGTACTTCCATGATGACTTCTCCTTCTACGCCGAGCGAGATCTGTCGCTGCTCTCCGGTGAGATGCCGAGCGGTGCTGCCATCGGCACCCTGCAACCCTTGTCTCCTATCATGAGCTTCGATGACTACTTAAAGCTGGACGCGTTGGACCCTGGCGAGCTCGCCCCTCCTGAGCTAGTGGCCGATGGTGCTGTCAACTCCACTAACAATTTGACGCCGTCGACTGGGTGCGGTGCAGGCACGTCGCCTGCATCACCGAGCTCTTCAGTGCCATCTTCGTCGACCGAGGCAGCGGGCGAGGAGGACACAAGCCGACGCAAGAAAGATCATCTGaagcaggaggaagaggagatcgAGATGGAACAAAAGCTACAGTCTAAAGCTGATAACGACAAGCCCAAGAAAGT AAGCTACTACCGCTGCACATCGCCGACATGCTTGGTGAAGAAGACGGTGGAGAGATCATACCAAGATCCAGCAATTGTCGTCACAACCTATGAAGGGAAACACACTCATCACAGCCCCGCACCTGCTCGAGGAAGCACACAGTCGCTTGCATCTCCACCGACGGCGTCGACAAGCTTCCGCCACCATCACCACTACCACCTGATGCACCAACCAAATCTGCATTGCTTCCTGCAATCTCCTTTCCAGGGATTTCAATTCCCTGACTGTGATCTGCTGCAAGACATTTTACCTTCCTTCACACAGAAAAGCCAACCATGA
- the LOC135657375 gene encoding WRKY transcription factor 71-like isoform X1 — MSANDRELYFHDDFSFYAERDLSLLSGEMPSGAAIGTLQPLSPIMSFDDYLKLDALDPGELAPPELVADGAVNSTNNLTPSTGCGAGTSPASPSSSVPSSSTEAAGEEDTSRRKKDHLKQEEEEIEMEQKLQSKADNDKPKKVSKPKKRGEKRRREPRFAFMTKSEVDHLEDGYRWRKYGQKAVKNSPFPRSYYRCTSPTCLVKKTVERSYQDPAIVVTTYEGKHTHHSPAPARGSTQSLASPPTASTSFRHHHHYHLMHQPNLHCFLQSPFQGFQFPDCDLLQDILPSFTQKSQP; from the exons ATGTCCGCAAACGATAGAGAGCTGTACTTCCATGATGACTTCTCCTTCTACGCCGAGCGAGATCTGTCGCTGCTCTCCGGTGAGATGCCGAGCGGTGCTGCCATCGGCACCCTGCAACCCTTGTCTCCTATCATGAGCTTCGATGACTACTTAAAGCTGGACGCGTTGGACCCTGGCGAGCTCGCCCCTCCTGAGCTAGTGGCCGATGGTGCTGTCAACTCCACTAACAATTTGACGCCGTCGACTGGGTGCGGTGCAGGCACGTCGCCTGCATCACCGAGCTCTTCAGTGCCATCTTCGTCGACCGAGGCAGCGGGCGAGGAGGACACAAGCCGACGCAAGAAAGATCATCTGaagcaggaggaagaggagatcgAGATGGAACAAAAGCTACAGTCTAAAGCTGATAACGACAAGCCCAAGAAAGT GAGCAAACcgaagaagagaggagagaaaagacgAAGAGAGCCTCGTTTTGCTTTCATGACCAAGAGCGAGGTTGATCATCTTGAAGATGGCTATAGGTGGAGGAAGTACGGCCAGAAGGCAGTCAAGAACAGCCCTTTTCCGAG AAGCTACTACCGCTGCACATCGCCGACATGCTTGGTGAAGAAGACGGTGGAGAGATCATACCAAGATCCAGCAATTGTCGTCACAACCTATGAAGGGAAACACACTCATCACAGCCCCGCACCTGCTCGAGGAAGCACACAGTCGCTTGCATCTCCACCGACGGCGTCGACAAGCTTCCGCCACCATCACCACTACCACCTGATGCACCAACCAAATCTGCATTGCTTCCTGCAATCTCCTTTCCAGGGATTTCAATTCCCTGACTGTGATCTGCTGCAAGACATTTTACCTTCCTTCACACAGAAAAGCCAACCATGA